A genomic segment from Truepera sp. encodes:
- a CDS encoding 23S rRNA (pseudouridine(1915)-N(3))-methyltransferase RlmH, translating to MRYRVVAVGKLRERFYQDACEHYARRLGQLTGCEVIEVREARLKSVAQAKTAEGESLIAKVQGLGVALDERGTAFDTRALARHLTELENRGTSSVTILVGGAEGHGDALRAAVSEAWSLSPLTLPHELARLVLLEQLYRVETLRAGHPYHRG from the coding sequence ATGCGCTACCGGGTGGTCGCAGTCGGCAAGCTCAGGGAGCGCTTCTACCAAGATGCCTGCGAACACTACGCGAGGCGGCTCGGGCAGCTCACTGGCTGTGAAGTCATCGAGGTGCGCGAGGCCAGGCTCAAGTCCGTCGCCCAGGCGAAGACGGCGGAGGGAGAATCCCTGATCGCCAAGGTGCAGGGGCTGGGCGTGGCCCTGGACGAGCGCGGCACGGCGTTCGACACGCGGGCGCTGGCGCGGCACCTAACGGAACTCGAGAACCGGGGCACCAGCAGCGTGACCATCCTGGTAGGCGGCGCGGAGGGCCATGGCGACGCGCTGCGCGCCGCCGTCTCCGAGGCCTGGAGCCTCTCCCCCCTGACGTTGCCCCACGAACTGGCTCGCCTGGTGCTGCTGGAGCAGCTCTACCGGGTGGAGACCCTGCGCGCCGGCCACCCGTATCACAGGGGCTGA
- the thyX gene encoding FAD-dependent thymidylate synthase — translation MARVTVPAAEELLDVELKVLDHGFVRLVDYLGGDARIVQAARVSYGDGTKSVREDGALIDYLLRNRHTSPFEQVIFTFHVKMPIFVARQWIRHRTARLNEISGRYSVMRDEFYVPEPHEVRFQATRNKQGGDSRDVPDELRAHVIATLEAGQARTYGEYEGLLAKDIARELARVNLPLSLYTEMYWQIDLGNLFHFLRLRMDWHAQYEIRVYGDAMAKIARAVAPLAYGAFEEHELYGQAFSRTELGLLREALDPDRLEAALDESGLRATRKSEFLRKLGPLPAARQAQVPPEAED, via the coding sequence ATGGCTCGAGTCACAGTGCCTGCCGCCGAGGAACTCCTCGACGTCGAGTTGAAGGTCTTGGATCACGGTTTCGTCCGTCTGGTCGATTACCTGGGCGGCGACGCCCGCATCGTCCAGGCCGCCCGCGTCTCCTACGGCGATGGCACCAAGTCGGTGCGCGAGGACGGCGCCCTCATCGACTACCTCCTGCGCAACCGTCACACCAGCCCGTTCGAGCAGGTGATCTTCACCTTCCACGTGAAGATGCCCATCTTCGTGGCGCGGCAGTGGATCCGCCACCGCACCGCGCGCCTCAACGAGATCAGCGGCCGCTACTCGGTGATGCGCGACGAGTTCTACGTGCCGGAACCACACGAGGTCCGCTTCCAGGCCACGCGCAACAAGCAGGGCGGCGACTCACGTGACGTGCCGGACGAGTTGCGTGCGCACGTCATCGCCACGCTCGAGGCCGGACAGGCGCGCACCTACGGCGAGTACGAAGGGCTCCTGGCCAAGGACATCGCGCGCGAACTGGCGCGCGTCAACCTGCCGCTCAGCCTCTACACCGAGATGTACTGGCAGATCGACCTGGGCAACCTCTTCCACTTCCTGCGGTTGCGGATGGATTGGCACGCCCAGTACGAGATCCGCGTGTACGGCGACGCGATGGCGAAGATCGCGAGGGCCGTGGCGCCGTTGGCCTATGGCGCCTTCGAGGAGCACGAGCTTTACGGGCAGGCGTTCTCCCGCACCGAGCTCGGGCTCCTGCGAGAGGCCCTGGACCCCGACCGGCTGGAGGCCGCCCTGGACGAAAGCGGACTCAGGGCCACGCGCAAGAGCGAGTTCTTACGCAAGCTCGGCCCGCTTCCGGCGGCCCGGCAGGCGCAGGTACCCCCAGAAGCCGAGGACTGA
- a CDS encoding S-layer homology domain-containing protein, with amino-acid sequence MKKLIITLLAAVLASGAFAQSSFPDIPANHWAGDAVDRIADLGIVIGFPDGTFRGNEAFTRYQAALVVSRMLDVINDNVNSALALTQADVDSLRNAVQELASDVAAQGVRLSAAESAIAGLSDDVTANTSRLDDLEAALASMPSGMDPQVLRDLQNQIASQRVALDTAQAQADAAAARADAAYSLANQANTLGRQNADDIAAVNRVIQLLQADVTALKSAPAPSAPAAAAPVDLAGVNSAIERNRSDIANIREFVILLRSSQVALRDRVSALEASDAAQNNAIADLQDRVTALEENPLGISGSITAKYYVGRTIGEEFDVDRAYGLNAMRHNMGASVFSTGAKDLDGNKKPTSPGEVAQDRQDITQQTGDVTATLSLSFATTFGFDGEGSPNKLNNFSGVLDISIGNQSMTSYPTALNWFTVNEFMTTFEPIGAYPLTFTFGTNVETSFTPYVVATDEPGFVATVGAPDFMAFLNPGITAVYTTPDQNDDYLRGLRLTVNPLEGLTLGGSFAQYAENAYDKDDYLANNDQVTVWGVDGNLALSIFDLGFEWANGSGTGAHTAESVLYATLDVDTAGLPILSSLGANYRNISDAWTSNGYNLGAAAGDFPFAEDQSGFGVNAGLGLWVVNLDAYFDSYSTRAGDSAMSFGVDASADLFAGFSLGGWYHQAAVNGTTVDDLATYEDASETQVVLAGLDIERDNNYNTGFGVTLSHDGAAPNALISGLNIDAGYSQTEADFSKTTLFVDADYTLNVSIVSLTPYVGYKMVNDADAGTDDTTTLKVGAGLSTTPLDVYTKPSLLGTVNYRTTSHADLAVFTASELQWSVGLVLNEFIFDHSVLTAKYGSWTGTNVSNVQDSFGVGDTATQISRGDADGTGTQSVSGYEFIWDYYDLQFAYGVYTNDNAGTLSSAQAFQITYKVTF; translated from the coding sequence ATGAAGAAACTAATCATCACGCTCCTGGCGGCAGTGCTGGCCAGCGGCGCGTTCGCGCAGTCCTCGTTCCCGGACATCCCGGCGAACCACTGGGCCGGCGACGCCGTTGACCGCATCGCCGACCTGGGCATCGTCATCGGTTTCCCCGACGGCACCTTCCGTGGTAACGAAGCTTTCACTCGTTACCAGGCCGCCCTCGTGGTCAGCCGCATGCTCGACGTCATCAACGATAACGTCAACTCGGCCCTCGCCCTTACGCAGGCCGACGTCGACTCGCTGCGCAACGCTGTGCAGGAGCTCGCCTCCGACGTAGCCGCCCAGGGCGTGAGGCTGTCCGCCGCCGAGAGCGCCATCGCAGGCCTCTCCGACGACGTGACCGCCAACACCTCCCGCCTCGACGATCTGGAAGCCGCCCTGGCCTCTATGCCTAGTGGCATGGATCCGCAGGTACTGCGCGATCTCCAGAACCAGATCGCCTCTCAGCGTGTCGCTCTCGACACCGCCCAGGCCCAGGCCGACGCCGCCGCCGCGCGCGCCGACGCCGCCTACAGCCTGGCCAACCAGGCCAACACGCTTGGCCGCCAGAACGCCGACGACATCGCTGCCGTCAACCGCGTCATCCAGCTCCTCCAGGCCGACGTCACGGCGCTCAAGAGCGCGCCCGCCCCGTCCGCCCCGGCCGCTGCCGCTCCCGTGGATCTCGCGGGCGTGAACTCGGCCATCGAGCGCAACCGCTCCGATATCGCCAACATCCGTGAATTCGTCATCCTCCTGCGCAGCAGCCAGGTCGCCCTTCGCGACCGCGTCTCCGCGCTCGAGGCCTCCGACGCCGCTCAGAACAACGCCATCGCGGACCTTCAGGACCGCGTGACGGCGCTCGAAGAGAACCCCCTCGGGATCTCGGGCAGCATCACGGCCAAGTACTACGTCGGCCGTACCATCGGCGAGGAGTTCGACGTCGACCGCGCTTATGGCCTGAACGCCATGCGCCATAACATGGGCGCCTCGGTCTTCTCGACCGGTGCCAAGGACCTCGACGGCAACAAGAAGCCGACGTCGCCCGGCGAAGTAGCTCAGGACCGCCAAGACATCACCCAGCAAACCGGCGATGTCACGGCCACCCTCAGCCTCAGCTTCGCGACCACCTTCGGCTTCGACGGAGAAGGCAGCCCCAACAAGCTCAACAACTTCAGCGGCGTCCTCGACATCTCCATCGGCAACCAGAGCATGACCTCCTACCCGACCGCTCTGAACTGGTTCACGGTCAACGAGTTCATGACCACGTTCGAGCCCATCGGCGCCTACCCGCTCACCTTCACGTTCGGCACGAACGTCGAGACGAGCTTCACGCCGTACGTCGTCGCCACTGACGAGCCTGGCTTCGTTGCCACCGTCGGCGCGCCCGACTTCATGGCGTTCCTCAACCCGGGCATCACTGCCGTCTACACCACCCCGGACCAGAACGACGACTACCTGCGCGGCCTGCGCCTCACCGTCAACCCCCTCGAGGGCCTGACGCTCGGCGGCAGCTTCGCCCAGTACGCCGAGAACGCCTACGACAAGGACGACTACCTGGCCAACAACGACCAGGTGACCGTCTGGGGCGTCGACGGCAACCTCGCCCTCAGCATCTTCGACCTCGGCTTCGAGTGGGCCAACGGCTCGGGTACGGGCGCTCATACCGCCGAATCCGTCCTCTACGCCACCCTCGACGTCGACACCGCCGGCCTGCCGATCCTTTCGAGCCTGGGCGCCAACTACCGCAACATCAGCGACGCCTGGACCTCGAACGGCTACAACCTCGGCGCAGCCGCCGGCGACTTCCCATTCGCGGAAGACCAGAGCGGCTTCGGCGTCAACGCCGGCCTCGGTCTGTGGGTCGTGAACCTCGACGCCTACTTCGACTCGTACAGCACGCGCGCTGGTGACAGCGCCATGTCGTTCGGCGTAGACGCCTCGGCCGACCTGTTCGCGGGCTTCAGCCTCGGTGGCTGGTACCACCAGGCCGCCGTCAACGGCACGACCGTCGACGACCTCGCCACGTACGAGGATGCCAGCGAGACCCAAGTTGTCCTCGCCGGTCTCGACATCGAGCGCGACAACAACTACAACACCGGCTTCGGCGTCACGCTCAGCCACGACGGCGCCGCGCCCAACGCCCTCATCTCCGGCCTCAACATCGATGCCGGCTACTCGCAGACCGAAGCGGACTTCAGCAAGACGACCCTCTTCGTTGACGCCGACTACACGCTCAACGTTTCGATCGTCTCGCTCACCCCGTACGTCGGTTACAAGATGGTCAACGACGCCGACGCCGGCACGGACGACACCACGACGCTCAAGGTGGGCGCCGGTCTCTCCACCACGCCGCTCGACGTCTACACCAAGCCGAGCCTCCTCGGCACCGTCAACTACCGCACGACCAGCCACGCCGACTTGGCCGTCTTCACGGCGAGCGAACTGCAGTGGAGCGTTGGGCTCGTCCTGAACGAGTTCATCTTCGACCACAGCGTCCTCACCGCCAAGTACGGCAGCTGGACCGGCACCAACGTCAGCAACGTCCAGGACAGCTTTGGGGTCGGCGACACCGCCACCCAGATCAGCCGTGGCGATGCCGACGGTACCGGCACCCAGTCGGTCAGCGGTTACGAGTTCATCTGGGACTACTACGACCTGCAGTTCGCCTACGGTGTCTACACCAACGACAACGCTGGCACGCTCTCGTCGGCGCAGGCCTTCCAGATCACGTACAAGGTCACCTTCTAA
- a CDS encoding diacylglycerol kinase family lipid kinase, whose protein sequence is MLQLVFNPTAGKGRARKALDLVTAFLEARGVAYELHLTEGPGHATELAAGTPRGSTVVALGGDGTVHEVVKGLLRDGTAVDRTCGRVLGVLPLGSGDDFAFSMGMDRHDLPDALARLVAGERSDVDLAFVNGEPFLNALGTGFDAEVAQRVRTSPRLLRGLAGYLYSVVTTLAILDCPPARVHVDGELVHDGPALLIGAQNGPRTGGSFLFAPEAVTNDGLLDVVIADRLTRVGTMRLLPLVMRGLHVGHPAVALHRGRSLRIDWESARPGHADGEALPLSARYEVELLPGALTVIA, encoded by the coding sequence GTGTTGCAGCTCGTCTTCAACCCCACCGCCGGCAAGGGCCGCGCCCGCAAGGCGCTGGATCTGGTGACCGCCTTCTTGGAGGCCCGCGGAGTTGCCTATGAGCTTCACCTCACGGAGGGTCCCGGCCACGCGACCGAGCTGGCCGCCGGCACCCCACGCGGCTCCACCGTCGTGGCCCTCGGGGGCGACGGCACGGTTCACGAGGTCGTCAAGGGCCTGCTGCGCGACGGCACCGCCGTTGACCGCACTTGCGGTCGCGTGTTGGGGGTGCTGCCACTGGGTTCGGGCGATGACTTCGCGTTCAGCATGGGCATGGACCGCCACGACCTCCCGGATGCCCTAGCGCGGCTGGTGGCGGGTGAGAGGAGCGACGTGGACCTCGCGTTCGTGAACGGCGAGCCGTTCCTCAACGCGCTGGGCACGGGCTTCGATGCCGAGGTCGCACAACGGGTCAGGACCTCGCCGAGGCTCCTGCGCGGCCTGGCAGGCTACCTCTACTCGGTGGTGACGACGCTGGCCATCCTCGACTGCCCCCCGGCCCGCGTGCACGTGGACGGTGAACTCGTTCACGACGGGCCCGCCCTGCTGATCGGCGCCCAGAACGGACCACGCACTGGAGGAAGCTTCCTCTTCGCACCGGAAGCGGTGACCAACGACGGCCTCCTCGACGTGGTGATCGCCGACCGCCTTACCCGCGTGGGCACGATGCGGCTCTTGCCCCTGGTCATGCGCGGCCTCCACGTGGGGCATCCTGCGGTGGCGCTTCACCGTGGCCGTAGCCTGCGCATCGACTGGGAGAGCGCGAGGCCGGGCCACGCCGACGGCGAGGCCTTACCGCTGAGCGCCAGGTACGAGGTAGAGCTCCTACCTGGCGCGTTGACCGTGATCGCCTGA
- a CDS encoding rhomboid family intramembrane serine protease, which yields MLVNVLVYWHQFTLGTGRAGLIFVFEHGFVPARFAVEPLAAAGTLVTHAFLHANALHLLGNMVFLIVFGDNIEDRMGHWRFLGFYLAGAVVAALAQAVLGGDPRTPLIGASGAISAVLGAYMRIFPSQRVQAFIPVLLGPWLVMRFFSRQPKWFAPWLPAWAFLGYWVLVQAAEALTAEAGSGDGVAWWAHLGGFAFGALVANKLAHRERRANETYFG from the coding sequence GTGCTAGTGAACGTGCTCGTCTACTGGCACCAGTTCACGCTCGGCACGGGGCGGGCCGGCCTGATCTTCGTTTTCGAGCACGGCTTCGTGCCCGCCCGGTTCGCCGTCGAGCCCTTGGCGGCGGCGGGCACGCTGGTGACACACGCCTTCTTGCATGCCAATGCTCTGCACCTACTCGGCAACATGGTGTTCCTGATCGTCTTCGGCGACAACATAGAGGACCGGATGGGGCATTGGCGCTTCCTGGGGTTCTACCTGGCGGGGGCGGTAGTGGCCGCCTTGGCGCAGGCTGTGCTGGGCGGCGACCCGCGCACACCGCTGATCGGCGCGTCCGGCGCGATCAGCGCCGTGTTGGGCGCGTACATGCGCATCTTTCCTAGCCAGCGGGTGCAGGCGTTCATCCCGGTGCTGCTCGGGCCCTGGCTGGTGATGAGGTTCTTCTCCAGGCAACCCAAGTGGTTCGCGCCCTGGCTGCCGGCGTGGGCGTTCCTCGGGTACTGGGTGCTGGTCCAGGCCGCCGAGGCGCTCACGGCAGAGGCCGGGAGTGGAGACGGCGTGGCGTGGTGGGCGCACCTAGGGGGTTTCGCGTTCGGGGCGCTAGTGGCCAATAAGTTGGCCCACCGTGAGCGGCGGGCCAACGAGACCTACTTCGGTTGA
- the raiA gene encoding ribosome-associated translation inhibitor RaiA codes for MNIYKLAGRNLEVTDAMRQYAEDKLKKLDRYSDQIVDASVVMSYDTNKNAASPAKVEVQVNLPGGMIRAEERALDTYAAIDLVVDKLERQLKRFKGRLIAQRTETIAPPPEEPAEDRPPRIARVKRHVLRPMAPEDAAVQMEALGHEFFLFRNVETDLVSVIYLRDDGDYGLIEPAN; via the coding sequence ATGAACATCTACAAGCTAGCCGGTCGCAACCTCGAGGTCACCGACGCCATGCGGCAGTACGCAGAGGACAAGCTGAAGAAGCTGGACCGCTACTCGGATCAGATAGTCGACGCCAGCGTCGTCATGAGCTACGACACGAACAAGAACGCCGCCAGCCCGGCGAAGGTCGAGGTCCAGGTCAACCTACCGGGCGGAATGATCCGCGCCGAAGAGCGCGCCCTCGATACGTACGCCGCCATCGACCTGGTCGTCGACAAACTGGAGCGGCAGCTCAAGCGCTTCAAGGGCCGCCTCATCGCCCAGCGCACCGAGACCATCGCACCTCCCCCGGAGGAGCCCGCGGAAGACCGCCCGCCCCGCATTGCGCGCGTCAAGCGGCACGTCCTGAGGCCGATGGCTCCGGAAGATGCCGCGGTCCAGATGGAGGCCCTCGGGCACGAGTTCTTCCTCTTCCGCAACGTGGAAACGGACCTCGTCAGCGTGATCTACTTGCGCGACGACGGCGACTACGGCCTCATCGAACCCGCCAACTGA
- a CDS encoding helix-turn-helix domain-containing protein, with product MTDTRGTNGLGSQAVDNDLRGTRGNGARPQNAGSVRHCPAGSAIEILQEKWVLHIVHALLDGPKGFNELGREVGGCNPTTLAQRLARLENLGVVSREVLQGEANGAGLPRCSYELSESGRDLEAVIEAIRAWAAAHLVDLEPEAPS from the coding sequence GTGACTGATACTCGAGGCACCAACGGGCTGGGTTCCCAGGCGGTCGATAACGACCTTCGCGGCACGCGCGGCAACGGCGCTCGCCCGCAGAACGCGGGGTCGGTGCGCCACTGCCCAGCGGGTTCTGCCATCGAGATACTGCAGGAGAAGTGGGTCCTGCACATCGTGCACGCGCTGCTCGACGGCCCCAAGGGTTTCAACGAACTCGGTCGGGAAGTGGGAGGCTGCAACCCGACCACGTTGGCGCAGCGGCTAGCGCGGCTCGAGAACCTGGGCGTGGTCTCCCGGGAAGTGCTGCAGGGCGAGGCCAACGGGGCAGGCCTGCCGCGCTGCAGCTACGAACTCTCGGAATCGGGACGGGACCTCGAGGCCGTCATCGAAGCCATCCGTGCTTGGGCGGCAGCCCACCTCGTCGACTTGGAGCCGGAAGCTCCGAGTTGA
- a CDS encoding response regulator, whose protein sequence is MSDRFEVLLVEADELQTQLVDMLLSDASIQVTGVSSARAAFEYLRARTPDLVIASFELPDLGGFAICSRLKRVARLAHVPVIVTTDADAGHGISQRKRQQAEAAQVDLLLPRPLGDKNLKERALRLMLRKASEPTAAEARELRNTASLDEALESLSTWQPPRARGAVVQRGEASSPATARPANMVPPEDLSAPAAGTPVGPDSVPPATDYEALRRENEALRRENDELRANVDRLKRKLNRGRHVGRDER, encoded by the coding sequence ATGAGCGACCGCTTCGAAGTCCTGCTGGTCGAGGCCGACGAGCTTCAAACACAACTGGTCGACATGCTCCTCAGCGACGCGAGCATCCAGGTGACCGGCGTCTCCAGCGCGCGCGCCGCGTTCGAGTACCTTCGCGCCCGCACCCCCGACCTCGTGATCGCCTCCTTCGAACTTCCCGACCTGGGCGGCTTCGCTATCTGTTCGCGCCTCAAGCGCGTCGCGCGCCTCGCGCACGTTCCCGTGATCGTCACCACCGACGCCGACGCGGGCCACGGCATCTCTCAACGCAAACGCCAGCAGGCGGAAGCGGCGCAAGTCGACCTGCTTCTTCCACGCCCATTAGGGGACAAGAACCTCAAGGAGCGCGCGCTCAGACTCATGCTCCGCAAGGCGAGCGAGCCGACGGCGGCGGAGGCGCGTGAGCTTCGCAACACGGCCTCGTTGGACGAGGCGCTCGAGAGCCTCTCCACTTGGCAGCCTCCACGAGCGCGGGGCGCCGTGGTGCAAAGGGGCGAGGCCTCGAGCCCGGCCACGGCACGGCCCGCGAACATGGTTCCACCGGAGGATCTTTCGGCCCCCGCGGCCGGCACGCCGGTGGGGCCCGACAGCGTGCCGCCCGCGACCGATTACGAGGCTTTGAGGCGCGAGAACGAGGCCCTAAGGCGCGAGAACGACGAGTTGCGAGCGAACGTCGACCGGCTCAAGCGCAAGCTGAACAGGGGCCGTCACGTTGGGCGCGACGAGCGTTAG
- the minE gene encoding cell division topological specificity factor MinE, translated as MFGGLFGRRKSKDNLKERLKLVLSYDRAKITPANMDAFKRELVTVIKKYFPADEGDLDVKVEQQGDRVVLMANLPVRRG; from the coding sequence ATGTTCGGAGGCCTGTTCGGTAGACGCAAGAGCAAGGACAACCTCAAGGAGCGCCTCAAGCTCGTCCTGTCCTACGACCGCGCCAAGATCACCCCGGCCAACATGGACGCCTTCAAGCGTGAGCTGGTCACCGTCATCAAGAAGTACTTCCCAGCGGACGAGGGCGACCTGGACGTGAAGGTAGAGCAGCAAGGCGACCGCGTGGTCCTGATGGCGAACCTCCCGGTTCGCCGGGGTTAA
- the minD gene encoding septum site-determining protein MinD: protein MNAKAIVVTSGKGGVGKTTTTANVGAALARLGEKVCVIDTDVGLRNLDVVMGLEGRVVYDLIDVFEGRCKLRQALIRDKRVDTLHLLATSQTRDKSALSESRMKDTIKSLLEDEGFDRVLIDSPAGIESGFQTAASAATGALVVVNPEVSSVRDADRIIGLLEAREIGEVRLIVNRLRPEMVRRGDMLEVTDVLEILGVKLIGIVPEDERILVSTNVGNPASLDEGPKIAAGAAFRDIARRLRGEEVAYPSFDQPSGFLAGLRRLFGAG, encoded by the coding sequence GTGAACGCCAAAGCCATCGTGGTGACGTCCGGAAAGGGCGGCGTAGGCAAGACCACCACAACCGCTAACGTCGGAGCGGCGCTGGCGCGCTTAGGCGAGAAGGTCTGCGTCATCGACACCGACGTGGGCCTGCGTAACCTCGACGTGGTGATGGGCCTCGAGGGCCGGGTCGTATACGACCTGATCGACGTGTTCGAGGGCCGCTGCAAGCTGAGGCAGGCCCTGATCCGCGACAAGCGTGTCGACACGCTCCACCTGCTCGCAACCTCTCAGACGCGCGACAAGTCGGCGCTCTCCGAGTCCCGCATGAAGGACACCATCAAGTCGCTCCTCGAGGACGAGGGCTTCGACCGCGTTCTCATCGACAGTCCCGCCGGCATAGAGTCGGGGTTCCAAACGGCTGCCAGCGCGGCCACCGGTGCCCTGGTCGTCGTCAACCCCGAGGTCTCCAGCGTGCGTGACGCCGACCGCATCATCGGCCTGCTGGAGGCGCGGGAGATCGGCGAGGTGAGGCTGATAGTCAACCGCCTGCGCCCGGAGATGGTGCGGCGCGGTGACATGCTCGAGGTCACCGACGTCCTCGAGATCCTGGGCGTGAAGCTCATCGGCATCGTCCCGGAGGACGAGCGCATCCTGGTGTCCACCAACGTCGGCAACCCCGCCTCACTCGACGAGGGGCCGAAGATAGCCGCCGGCGCCGCGTTCCGCGACATAGCGAGGCGCCTTCGCGGCGAAGAGGTGGCCTATCCGAGCTTCGACCAACCCTCCGGCTTCCTGGCCGGCCTCCGCCGCCTGTTCGGAGCGGGTTGA